In Kazachstania africana CBS 2517 chromosome 4, complete genome, the following are encoded in one genomic region:
- the TIM18 gene encoding Tim18p (similar to Saccharomyces cerevisiae TIM18 (YOR297C); ancestral locus Anc_8.767) — protein sequence MLQSIVIKSLFSTNTRIFVGSAHGYTKALSSILSKKYYSQMNLNKNISKNDKKTIEDKDLSAIKFKVPVSSQLPGTYQADYERITKYTLIPLTLIPFYASFTGITLHPLLDGSLATLILTYFHYGFNSLILDFIPREKFPKANRMSLWSLYSATALSLCGIYEIETENNGLTDILERLWNYDESNLYIFGRN from the coding sequence ATGCTTCAATCGATAGTCATCAAGAGCCTTTTCAGCACAAATACAAGGATATTTGTAGGCTCAGCCCATGGCTACACTAAGGCACTTTCAAGTATATTGTCAAAGAAATACTATAGCCAGATGAACctaaacaaaaatatatcgAAAAATGATAAGAAGACCATCGAAGATAAAGACTTGAGTGCAATAAAATTCAAGGTACCAGTTTCTTCGCAACTTCCGGGAACATACCAGGCAGATTATGAAAGAATCACAAAATATACACTAATACCTCTCACAttaattcctttttatGCATCATTTACTGGCATTACACTACATCCGCTACTTGATGGGTCATTAGCAACATTGATTTTaacatattttcattatggTTTCAATAGTTTAATATTAGATTTCATACCCAGGGAAAAGTTTCCTAAAGCAAACAGAATGTCTCTATGGAGTTTATATTCTGCCACAGCATTGAGCCTTTGTGGCATTTATGAAATAGAAACCGAAAATAATGGTCTTACCGACATACTTGAAAGATTGTGGAACTATGACGAGAGTAATCTATATAtctttggaagaaattga